One Oncorhynchus clarkii lewisi isolate Uvic-CL-2024 chromosome 28, UVic_Ocla_1.0, whole genome shotgun sequence genomic region harbors:
- the LOC139387348 gene encoding peroxisomal biogenesis factor 19-like, whose protein sequence is MASESAETLAEQDTELDELLDSALDDFEKTNPAPPAPVPAAAAAPPSAKGSEEKPPLLEDSQFFEALFEGEMASQAKEEWEKAMTELAQEEPELLQHFHKLSEAAGKVGTDVASQQEFTSCLKDTLSGLAKNADNLQSAGLAGEDLAKTLEGLGLDEGGQGGGEDGNILPIMQSIMQNLLSKEVLYPSLKEITEKYPEWLNSNRQSLPADQFQRYEQQHKVMGEICSQFEKEGERSGRDGENRFESILELMQQLQDLGQPPKELAGESPPGLNFDLESLNLPGASGAGAAEQCSIM, encoded by the exons ATGGCGTCAGAATCAGCGGAAACGTTAGCCGAACAGGACACAGAACTGGACGAGTTATTGGACA GTGCACTCGATGACTTTGAAAAGACAAACCCAGCCCCCCCAGCCCCAGTTCCTGCTGCTGCCGCGGCTCCCCCATCAGCCAAGGGCAGTGAGGAGAAA ccccctctACTGGAAGACAGTCAGTTCTTTGAGGCTCTGTTTGAAGGGGAGATGGCCTCTCAGGcgaaggaggagtgggagaaagCCATGACTGAACTCGCACAGGAAGAACCTGAGCTGCTGCAACACTTTCACAAATTGTCAGAGGCAGCAGGGAAAGTTG GTACTGATGTAGCCTCCCAACAAGAATTCACTTCCTGTCTCAAAGACACCCTCAGTGGGTTGGCGAAAAATGCAGACAACTTACAG AGTGCAGGTTTGGCTGGAGAGGATCTAGCAAAGACTCTGGAAGGGCTGGGATTGGATGAGGGTGGACAGGGGGGCGGGGAAGATGGAAACATCTTGCCGATTATGCAGTCCATCATGCAGAATCTACTCTCCAAGGAAGTGCTCTACCCATCTCTCAAAGAGATCACTGAGAAG TATCCTGAGTGGTTGAACAGCAATCGCCAGTCCCTCCCGGCAGATCAGTTCCAGCGCTACGAACAGCAGCACAAAGTCATGGGAGAGATCTGCAGCCAGTttgagaaggagggagagcgaaGTGGAAGGGATGGGGAAAATCGCTTTGAGAGCATTCTGGAACTCATGCAGCAG CTACAAGACCTGGGCCAACCACCCAAAGAGCTGGCTGGTGAATCG CCACCTGGCCTGAACTTTGACCTGGAATCCCTGAATCTCCCAGGAGCCTCTGGGGCTGGAGCGGCAGAGCAGTGCTCAATCATGTGA